The Miscanthus floridulus cultivar M001 chromosome 7, ASM1932011v1, whole genome shotgun sequence genome includes a region encoding these proteins:
- the LOC136464366 gene encoding LRR receptor kinase SERL2-like, translated as MGVVLAASSLVLVLLLLFCSCGPASGLLSPKGVNYEVQALMMIKNYLKDPHGVLKNWDQDSVDPCSWTMVTCSPENLVTGLEAPSQNLSGILFPSIGNLTNLETVLLQNNNINGLIPAEIGKLRKLKTLDLSCNHLSGEIPSSVGHLESLQYLRLNNNTLSGAFPSSSANLSHLIFLDLSYNNLSGPIPGSLTRTFNIVGNPLICAATMEQDCYGSLPMPMSYGLNNTQGTLVPAKAKSYKVAIAFGATTGFISLVFLAVGLLFWWRCRRNRKTLFNIDDQHIENVNLGNMKRFQFRELQAATENFSSKNILGKGGFGIVYRAQLPDGSLVAVKRLKDGNAAGGEAQFQTEVEMISLAVHRNLLRLYGFCMTASERLLVYPYMSNGSVALRLKGNPPLDWITRKRIALGAARGLLYLHEQCDPKIIHRDVKAANILLDDCCEAIVGDFGLAKLLDHRESHVTTAVRGTVGHIAPEYLSTGQSSEKTDVFGFGILLLELITGQTALEFGKSSNQKGAMLDWVKKMHQEKQLDILVDKGLGSKYDRIELEEMVQVALLCTQFLPGHRPKMSEVVRMLEGDGLAERWEASQHAESHKFKVPEFSFSRCHSDLTDDSSLLVQAVELSGPR; from the exons ATGGGGGTGGTTCTTGCTGCTTCCTCCCTGGTCCTGGTGCTACTCCTGCTCTTCTGCTCTTGCGGGCCAGCAAGCGGCCTCCTCTCCCCCAAGGGTGTAAACTATGAAG TTCAAGCTCTCATGATGATCAAGAACTACCTCAAGGATCCTCATGGTGTGCTAAAGAACTGGGACCAAGACTCTGTGGATCCTTGCAGCTGGACCATGGTCACTTGCTCTCCAGAGAATCTTGTCACCGGCTT AGAAGCACCAAGCCAGAACCTTTCTGGCATTCTCTTCCCAAGTATAGGGAATTTGACCAACCTTGAGACAGT TCTTCTGCAGAACAACAACATAAACGGGTTAATCCCAGCAGAGATTGGCAAGCTAAGAAAGCTCAAAACGCTTGACCTGTCCTGCAACCACCTCTCTGGTGAAATCCCAAGCTCTGTGGGCCACCTTGAAAGCCTTCAGTATCT GAGGCTTAACAACAACACATTGTCTGGTGCCTTCCCTTCATCATCAGCTAATTTATCACACCTTATTTTCCT GGATCTGTCCTACAATAATTTGAGTGGTCCAATCCCAGGGTCCCTGACAAGGACTTTCAA CATTGTAGGGAATCCACTGATCTGTGCAGCAACCATGGAACAAGATTGTTATGGGTCTTTACCTATGCCAATGTCTTACGGCCTGAATAACACACAGG GAACTCTGGTGCCTGCGAAAGCAAAGAGCTATAAAGTTGCAATTGCATTTGGTGCTACAACTGGCTTCATCAGCCTCGTTTTCCTTGCCGTTGGTTTGCTATTCTGGTGGAGGTGTAGGCGAAACCGGAAGACTCTTTTCAACATTGATG ACCAGCACATAGAGAACGTCAACCTCGGAAATATGAAGCGGTTTCAATTCAGAGAGCTCCAGGCTGCAACAGAAAACTTCAGCAGCAAGAACATATTAGGAAAAGGCGGGTTTGGTATCGTTTACCGAGCACAGCTCCCAGATGGAAGTCTTGTAGCCGTCAAGAGGCTCAAAGATGGTAATGCTGCAGGCGGGGAAGCACAGTTTCAGACTGAAGTCGAGATGATCAGCTTGGCAGTGCACAGGAACCTCCTGAGACTCTATGGATTCTGCATGACCGCCAGTGAGAGGCTACTGGTCTATCCATACATGTCGAATGGGAGTGTCGCATTGCGCCTAAAAG GGAATCCACCACTGGACTGGATCACTAGAAAGAGGATAGCACTTGGGGCAGCACGAGGTCTACTGTACCTGCACGAGCAGTGTGATCCCAAGATCATCCACAGAGACGTTAAGGCAGCAAACATACTGCTAGATGACTGTTGCGAAGCAATTGTCGGGGACTTTGGGCTTGCAAAGCTCCTAGACCACCGTGAATCACATGTCACCACAGCTGTGCGGGGAACTGTCGGTCACATCGCTCCTGAGTACCTCTCCACCGGCCAGTCATCTGAGAAAACAGATGTCTTTGGTTTTGGAATCCTGCTGCTGGAGCTGATCACCGGTCAGACGGCACTGGAGTTTGGGAAGTCATCAAATCAGAAGGGAGCCATGTTAGACTGG GTGAAGAAGATGCACCAAGAGAAGCAGCTGGACATACTTGTCGACAAGGGCCTGGGGAGCAAATATGACCGCattgagctggaggagatggtgcAAGTGGCACTGCTATGTACTCAGTTTCTCCCTGGTCACAGGCCCAAAATGTCAGAGGTGGTCAGGATGCTGGAAGGCGATGGGCTTGCAGAGCGGTGGGAGGCGTCACAACACGCTGAGTCACACAAATTCAAGGTGCCCGAGTTCTCCTTCAGCCGCTGCCACTCTGACCTGACGGATGACTCGTCGCTGCTGGTGCAAGCAGTGGAACTTTCTGGGCCGAGATGA